A single region of the Montipora capricornis isolate CH-2021 chromosome 13, ASM3666992v2, whole genome shotgun sequence genome encodes:
- the LOC138028427 gene encoding beta-1,4-N-acetylgalactosaminyltransferase 3-like isoform X1, translated as MVFRKLQRSIFLLFPLYVCLVFMGFFAFIFTRDRLSKEALEEQETQPPIKDDVTKAVTLIDVDFNESVNMPGVLNLHVWNDLCGLDVDRVRETPLFPHHPDERLFLRSFGTSREAENYGQRIFGFIAPKVTGLYDFAISSDDTSELWLSFDDKPSNLRLIASVFSLDESAWTDDAVFTKYPLQHSRNIRLVAYKKYFVEVLHKQGHEKGHVKVYWRKPGSLKLEAITGQYLYSYYDDRKANVSGFVEQHLEQMYTWTPSHTKQEKYKGINLRAQFNYTSLPLLNRSLLKGVLPTCDYKPSYIVNSTLKRYEGVKLVHFSSVYPHDNTYLQIPKNEWSQGNKWIHDQNVNEVVDKFMANFQLRQRQYHLQRIINVEENPDPKKGSRYLLELQLGLNGSNLSFRLSEYVFVPNEKKELCFPKGMQWEGNSTVYFVLPVKNQGKWVHHFASQLINTSKETGDLNFHVIIIDFESQDIDIGKVFDIWPLKERFTLINMTGPFYKTLAIQKGVEAVQNENDIVFLYDLHIDVPIGLLDGVRKHTIKGKMTYAPVVGRLDCGVFPSDPKGFWQQDGYGILSVFKTDWNTFGGMNVEEFTTKWGGEDWDLVDRVLSAGLEIERLKQPVMYPLVAAAVSDRRANERGSSPRPSQSNCSKMKTKKTIVWRIFQF; from the exons ATGGTTTTTAGGAAGCTTCAACGAAGCATCTTTCTGTTATTCCCTCTTTACGTTTGCCTAGTTTTTATGGgattttttgcatttatttttacGCGTGATCGTCTGTCAAAGGAAGCTCTTGAAGAACAGGAAACACAACCACCTATAAAAGACGACGTTACCAAAGCGGTCACCCTTATCGATGTAGATTTCAATGAAAGTGTAAACATGCCTGGTGTTTTGAATTTGCACGTTTGGAACGATTTATGTGGGCTGGACGTGGATCGTGTTCGTGAAACACCATTATTTCCACACCATCCCGATGAGAGATTATTTTTAAGAAGTTTTGGCACTTCTCGCGAGGCGGAAAATTATGGACAGAGAATTTTCGGTTTCATTGCACCCAAAGTGACTGGTCTTTACGACTTTGCTATTTCATCGGACGATACGTCAGAATTGTGGCTTAGTTTTGATGACAAGCCCAGTAATCTTCGTCTCATAGCTAGTGTTTTTTCTCTCGACGAAAGCGCGTGGACTGACGACGCTGTTTTTACAAAGTACCCACTGCAACATTCACGAAACATACGGTTGGTAGCTTACAAAAAATACTTCGTGGAAGTTTTACATAAACAAGGCCATGAAAAGGGTCATGTTAAAGTCTACTGGCGAAAACCAGGATCGCTAAAACTTGAAGCCATCACTGGGCAGTATTTGTATTCGTATTACGATGACAGAAAAGCGAACGTAAGTGGGTTTGTGGAGCAACACCTCGAGCAGATGTACACATGGACTCCTAGTCATACCAAACAGGAAAAATACAAAGGTATTAATCTTCGTGCTCAATTCAATTACACGTCGCTCCCTCTTTTAAACCGAAGTCTTTTGAAAGGAGTGTTACCAACTTGTGATTACAAACCTAGTTATATTGTGAACTCAACTTTAAAACGCTACGAAGGAGTAAAGCTTGTCCACTTTTCTTCCGTGTACCCACATGACAACACTTATCTGCAAATACCGAAGAACGAATGGTCACAAGGTAACAAATGGATTCATGATCAGAATGTGAATGAAGTCGTGGATAAATTTATGGCCAATTTTCAACTCCGTCAAAG ACAATACCATTTACAAAGAATCATAAATGTTGAGGAGAATCCAGATCCTAAGAAAGGAAGCCGATATCTTCTTGAACTCCAGCTTGGCCTGAATGGATCAAATCTTAGTTTCCGACTTTCAGAGTACGTTTTTGTACCAAATGAAAAAAAGGAGCTCTGCTTTCCAAAAGGAATGCAATGGGAGGGCAATTCAACAGTCTATTTTGTACTGCCTGTCAAGAATCAAGGAAAATGGGTACATCACTTTGCTTCTCAGCTGATCAATACATCCAAAGAAACTGGCGATTTAAACTtccatgttattattattgattttgagAGTCAAGACATTGACATTGGAAAAGTGTTTGACATTTGGCCATTAAAGGAACGCTTCACATTGATCAATATGACAGGACCTTTTTACAAAACATTGGCTATACAGAAAGGTGTTGAAGCTgtccaaaatgaaaatgatataGTTTTTCTATATGATCTTCATATTGATGTTCCTATTGGACTTCTAGATGGTGTCAGAAAG CATACCATTAAGGGGAAGATGACTTATGCACCAGTAGTTGGGCGACTTGACTGTGGCGTTTTTCCAAGTGATCCAAAGGGATTTTGGCAACAAGATGGTTATGGGATTTTAAGTGTATTCAAAACAGATTGGAACACATTTGGAG gAATGAATGTTGAAGAATTCACTACCAAGTGGGGAGGTGAGGACTGGGATTTGGTTGATCGTGTTCTCTCAGCTGGACTGGAAATCGAACGACTCAAGCAACCGG
- the LOC138028427 gene encoding beta-1,4-N-acetylgalactosaminyltransferase 3-like isoform X2: MVFRKLQRSIFLLFPLYVCLVFMGFFAFIFTRDRLSKEALEEQETQPPIKDDVTKAVTLIDVDFNESVNMPGVLNLHVWNDLCGLDVDRVRETPLFPHHPDERLFLRSFGTSREAENYGQRIFGFIAPKVTGLYDFAISSDDTSELWLSFDDKPSNLRLIASVFSLDESAWTDDAVFTKYPLQHSRNIRLVAYKKYFVEVLHKQGHEKGHVKVYWRKPGSLKLEAITGQYLYSYYDDRKANVSGFVEQHLEQMYTWTPSHTKQEKYKGINLRAQFNYTSLPLLNRSLLKGVLPTCDYKPSYIVNSTLKRYEGVKLVHFSSVYPHDNTYLQIPKNEWSQGNKWIHDQNVNEVVDKFMANFQLRQRQYHLQRIINVEENPDPKKGSRYLLELQLGLNGSNLSFRLSEYVFVPNEKKELCFPKGMQWEGNSTVYFVLPVKNQGKWVHHFASQLINTSKETGDLNFHVIIIDFESQDIDIGKVFDIWPLKERFTLINMTGPFYKTLAIQKGVEAVQNENDIVFLYDLHIDVPIGLLDGVRKHTIKGKMTYAPVVGRLDCGVFPSDPKGFWQQDGYGILSVFKTDWNTFGGMNVEEFTTKWGGEDWDLVDRVLSAGLEIERLKQPGLFHYYHSRKGMWQG; this comes from the exons ATGGTTTTTAGGAAGCTTCAACGAAGCATCTTTCTGTTATTCCCTCTTTACGTTTGCCTAGTTTTTATGGgattttttgcatttatttttacGCGTGATCGTCTGTCAAAGGAAGCTCTTGAAGAACAGGAAACACAACCACCTATAAAAGACGACGTTACCAAAGCGGTCACCCTTATCGATGTAGATTTCAATGAAAGTGTAAACATGCCTGGTGTTTTGAATTTGCACGTTTGGAACGATTTATGTGGGCTGGACGTGGATCGTGTTCGTGAAACACCATTATTTCCACACCATCCCGATGAGAGATTATTTTTAAGAAGTTTTGGCACTTCTCGCGAGGCGGAAAATTATGGACAGAGAATTTTCGGTTTCATTGCACCCAAAGTGACTGGTCTTTACGACTTTGCTATTTCATCGGACGATACGTCAGAATTGTGGCTTAGTTTTGATGACAAGCCCAGTAATCTTCGTCTCATAGCTAGTGTTTTTTCTCTCGACGAAAGCGCGTGGACTGACGACGCTGTTTTTACAAAGTACCCACTGCAACATTCACGAAACATACGGTTGGTAGCTTACAAAAAATACTTCGTGGAAGTTTTACATAAACAAGGCCATGAAAAGGGTCATGTTAAAGTCTACTGGCGAAAACCAGGATCGCTAAAACTTGAAGCCATCACTGGGCAGTATTTGTATTCGTATTACGATGACAGAAAAGCGAACGTAAGTGGGTTTGTGGAGCAACACCTCGAGCAGATGTACACATGGACTCCTAGTCATACCAAACAGGAAAAATACAAAGGTATTAATCTTCGTGCTCAATTCAATTACACGTCGCTCCCTCTTTTAAACCGAAGTCTTTTGAAAGGAGTGTTACCAACTTGTGATTACAAACCTAGTTATATTGTGAACTCAACTTTAAAACGCTACGAAGGAGTAAAGCTTGTCCACTTTTCTTCCGTGTACCCACATGACAACACTTATCTGCAAATACCGAAGAACGAATGGTCACAAGGTAACAAATGGATTCATGATCAGAATGTGAATGAAGTCGTGGATAAATTTATGGCCAATTTTCAACTCCGTCAAAG ACAATACCATTTACAAAGAATCATAAATGTTGAGGAGAATCCAGATCCTAAGAAAGGAAGCCGATATCTTCTTGAACTCCAGCTTGGCCTGAATGGATCAAATCTTAGTTTCCGACTTTCAGAGTACGTTTTTGTACCAAATGAAAAAAAGGAGCTCTGCTTTCCAAAAGGAATGCAATGGGAGGGCAATTCAACAGTCTATTTTGTACTGCCTGTCAAGAATCAAGGAAAATGGGTACATCACTTTGCTTCTCAGCTGATCAATACATCCAAAGAAACTGGCGATTTAAACTtccatgttattattattgattttgagAGTCAAGACATTGACATTGGAAAAGTGTTTGACATTTGGCCATTAAAGGAACGCTTCACATTGATCAATATGACAGGACCTTTTTACAAAACATTGGCTATACAGAAAGGTGTTGAAGCTgtccaaaatgaaaatgatataGTTTTTCTATATGATCTTCATATTGATGTTCCTATTGGACTTCTAGATGGTGTCAGAAAG CATACCATTAAGGGGAAGATGACTTATGCACCAGTAGTTGGGCGACTTGACTGTGGCGTTTTTCCAAGTGATCCAAAGGGATTTTGGCAACAAGATGGTTATGGGATTTTAAGTGTATTCAAAACAGATTGGAACACATTTGGAG gAATGAATGTTGAAGAATTCACTACCAAGTGGGGAGGTGAGGACTGGGATTTGGTTGATCGTGTTCTCTCAGCTGGACTGGAAATCGAACGACTCAAGCAACCGGGTCTGTTTCATTACTATCATTCTCGTAAGGGCATGTGGCAGGGGTGA